The Pectinophora gossypiella chromosome 15, ilPecGoss1.1, whole genome shotgun sequence genome has a window encoding:
- the LOC126373455 gene encoding uncharacterized protein LOC126373455, giving the protein MMTRSQTSKVLGGSKASKTHSNSSASSASTAARVKAAEAVRKQRLADIAKNEAAAAAAVAAAEREAVEASYEATVAALEAEEVMSARSSHTADWVASSDFAGAASITVGTAAPLGSFPCGQSVGTPIVHAAPAMEHVREATQGSPETVAVDAPVFLPCQLHKDDLHLQPQRYGNNTTSPVSDIEKLTNAIVSLAKPSERSECKVQLSSFSGNMSEWLLFKRTFDDTKASFSANENIARLRNALSGEAKEAVLSLLLCSTDPEPIMRSLESRFARPKQIVLNELASIRSLPKVGNSHSLAIFASRVKNCVSIVNLLGESPYLHSPELIHILVSKLNPLLQNKWCDYAAEHCVSGQPQIDIFARFLEVEADKQANFGVYEVFNVPPHGDKPRSPGPQLPGFSQRNPRSFHTASAHHVVSSSLEQPLTDVNMSSSCLYCSVSGHNIKCCPEFVALNICDRIAWVRENKLCVKCLRKGKHNYKFCKTKPCGINGCKQFHNKIIHSDNSKFPFHPIVNNVTSSVIPIATSTHVISDSTKKEIKPRNSKQGFMHTNEVLSHSENNITSTSYSCASGNDFSVLLKVLPVILSGPKGEVETFALLDDGSTVTLLDAELANKLGVSGTEENMCIETITGTSDNIPVKFVDFEIRGRYCNESYTVRKARAIPHLKLRPQEVTVKDTRFPHLLDIAAELVFDMATPKVLIGTSDWHLLLSRENRVGTAPQPAAIRTALGWVLFGNLPRSSFYGNSINHLSAASSSDIELESLIKDYYRLDSIGIKLDEKVSREDQRALDILNKTTRRLDDGRFEVGLPWREDEPHIPDSYHLALSRFQSLQRKLNKDEEYARLYKVNIEAYVEKGYAEECLDSHNSPSSSSRRWYLPHFGVTNPNKPGKLRIVHDASAKSSGVSLNTLILPGPDLLQSLLGILMRFREGQIALNGDIREMFPQIKIREEDRDCQRYIWLSPEGQLKEFHMTSLIFGASASPFTAIYIKNRNAKDFQDQYPEATRSIIQDHYMDDFLGSVDSPEEAARLAADILHVHAQCGFEMRSWVSNDTECLKHIPSHLWKEGTGNVDLNLGVSKPDVRVLGMHWNPQEDTFSFKVDVNIPLPSKFTKRQVLRDLMRIYDPLGLLQPKVTIGKILFQRTWRMVSSWDVPLPFSERIQWEEWYRDIKSVNAFNIPRAYKSISTFISQELHVFTDASEVAYTCVAYWRFLFEDGSVQIALIASKSRVAPLKSVSIPRLELQAALLGVRLAQTICSEHRGQASRRVFWSDSKTVLAWIRSDSRKYKAFVSHRLGEIAEHTQVSEWRWVPTAFNVADDATRLVSSSLERWWHGPSFLKDKEEAWPQITPSELSSSEVNSELRPREKVPDIYYVILSAEHFSTWQRLLRVTARVIQFTRLLKDKEARSGSSLCRGIRPLLARDVRDAEEFLLKQTQRDAFTEELACIKSGKFVSKKSRLHKIGPRLDDVGFLRAYGRISAVTEVSSEVTKPIILDGRHPTVRLLISDYHIKALHGNNETVVNNLRQKYAILHLRPTVRFVASRCQFCRIKRAQPVLPPTGDLPSERLQHHRPPFSFVGLDYLGPLEVTVKRSREKRYVALFTCLVTRAIHLEVVGSLTADSAIMALRRFIARRGCPVKILSDNGTAFVGANRILREAWAAVDHSHVMNFAASHNIEWQFIPPSAPSMGGAWERLVRSVKRGLSVVLREKAPREEILVTLLAEIENIVNSRPLTHVPVANEDEPALTPNHFLLRSFASLPTPESSNDDLISRQAWKKAIRLADEFWARWVKEYLPNLLPRGPSNAFSNLHVGDLVMICDGNLPRGVWPRGRVVRVFPGKDGVVRVAEVRTSAGVLRRPARKLAKLDLTP; this is encoded by the coding sequence ATGATGACGAGATCGCAAACCAGTAAAGTGTTGGGGGGTAGCAAAGCGAGTAAAACACACTCGAACTCGTCCGCGTCGAGCGCCTCAACGGCCGCTCGCGTCAAAGCTGCTGAAGCAGTTCGCAAGCAACGGCTCGCGGACATCGCTAAGAATGAAGCAGCCGCCGCAGCCGCAGTCGCTGCAGCCGAGCGCGAGGCCGTGGAAGCCTCCTATGAGGCGACAGTCGCGGCGCTTGAGGCGGAGGAGGTGATGAGCGCCAGGAGCAGTCACACTGCTGACTGGGTTGCGAGTAGTGACTTTGCAGGAGCAGCATCGATCACAGTTGGTACGGCGGCTCCCTTGGGGAGTTTTCCGTGTGGACAGAGCGTGGGTACACCTATAGTGCACGCTGCCCCAGCCATGGAGCACGTGCGCGAAGCCACGCAGGGTTCACCGGAGACTGTTGCTGTTGACGCACCAGTTTTCTTACCATGCCAGCTACACAAGGATGATCTGCACCTTCAGCCCCAACGTTACGGTAATAATACCACATCCCCGGTAAGTGACATTGAGAAACTTACTAATGCCATTGTTTCTTTAGCTAAGCCTAGTGAAAGGTCTGAGTGTAAGGTTCAGCTATCTTCCTTTAGTGGAAATATGTCTGAATGGCTATTATTTAAGCGTACATTCGACGATACTAAGGCTAGTTTCAGTGCGAACGAGAACATAGCTAGGCTACGTAATGCTTTGAGTGGAGAGGCTAAAGAAGCTGTTCTTTCTCTATTGCTATGTTCTACTGACCCCGAGCCTATCATGCGCTCGTTAGAGTCACGATTTGCACGCCCCAAGCAGATTGTTCTTAACGAACTAGCTTCAATAAGAAGCTTGCCTAAAGTTGGGAATTCCCACTCGTTGGCTATTTTTGCTAGCAGAGTAAAAAACTGTGTTAGTATAGTCAATTTATTAGGCGAATCACCTTATTTACATTCACCGGAACTTATTCACATTTTAGTGTCCAAACTGAATCCGTTGCTGCAAAATAAGTGGTGTGACTACGCTGCAGAGCACTGCGTCTCAGGCCAGCCGCAGATAGACATCTTCGCGCGCTTCCTCGAGGTGGAGGCGGACAAGCAAGCCAACTTCGGCGTCTACGAAGTGTTTAACGTGCCCCCTCACGGCGACAAACCCAGGTCGCCGGGGCCGCAATTGCCTGGATTTTCGCAGCGTAACCCTCGTTCATTTCACACCGCATCAGCTCATCATGTCGTCTCATCATCTTTAGAACAACCGTTAACAGATGTTAACATGTCTTCGTCATGCCTGTATTGCTCAGTTAGTGGTCATAATATTAAATGTTGCCCGGAGTTTGTGGCTTTGAACATTTGTGATCGCATAGCTTGGGTCCGCGAGAACAAACTTTGTGTCAAATGTTTACGTAAAGGCAAGCACAACTATAAGTTCTGCAAGACGAAGCCATGTGGCATCAATGGTTGTAAACAGTTTCATAATAAAATCATTCATTCCGATAATTCGAAATTTCCATTTCATCCCATTGTCAACAATGTCACGTCTTCTGTCATTCCCATAGCAACGTCAACTCATGTCATTAGTGACAGCactaaaaaagaaatcaaaccGAGAAATAGTAAACAAGGTTTTATGCATACTAATGAGGTTCTATCACACTCAGAAAATAATATCACCAGTACTTCGTATTCATGCGCGTCCGGCAATGATTTTTCTGTGCTTTTGAAAGTATTGCCTGTGATACTTTCTGGCCCTAAGGGCGAAGTAGAGACATTTGCTCTTTTGGACGACGGGTCCACAGTTACCCTTCTCGATGCGGAGTTAGCTAATAAGCTAGGTGTTTCTGGAACTGAAGAAAATATGTGTATTGAAACCATAACAGGAACGAGCGATAATATCCCTGTTAAGTTTGTAGATTTCGAAATACGCGGTAGATATTGTAATGAAAGTTACACCGTCCGCAAAGCTCGCGCTATTCCTCATTTAAAACTTAGACCGCAAGAGGTCACGGTGAAGGATACTCGCTTCCCGCACCTTTTAGACATCGCTGCCGAGTTAGTGTTTGACATGGCTACGCCTAAAGTATTAATAGGTACTTCCGATTGGCATCTATTGCTATCTAGGGAGAATAGAGTAGGCACCGCGCCGCAGCCGGCAGCTATTCGCACCGCCCTTGGCTGGGTTTTATTTGGTAACCTTCCTCGAAGTTCTTTCTATGGAAATTCTATTAATCATCTAAGTGCTGCCAGCTCTTCTGACATTGAATTGGAGAGTCTTATTAAAGATTACTATCGGCTGGACTCTATTGGTATTAAACTCGATGAAAAAGTTAGTAGGGAAGATCAAAGAGctttagatattttaaataaaacgacTCGTCGTTTAGATGATGGGAGGTTTGAAGTCGGTCTACCGTGGCGAGAAGATGAACCTCATATTCCGGACAGCTATCACCTTGCCTTGTCTAGATTTCAAAGTTTACAGAGGAAACTAAACAAGGATGAGGAGTACGCGCGTTTATACAAGGTTAATATTGAGGCTTATGTGGAGAAGGGTTATGCCGAAGAATGTCTTGACAGTCATAATAGTCCAAGTTCATCTTCACGCCGTTGGTATTTACCGCATTTCGGGGTAACAAATCCCAACAAGCCAGGAAAGTTGCGTATAGTACACGATGCATCGGCGAAGTCATCGGGTGTCAGTTTGAATACTCTCATACTTCCTGGTCCAGATCTTCTACAATCCTTGTTAGGTATCCTAATGCGATTTCGCGAGGGTCAAATCGCCTTAAACGGGGATATAAGGGAAATGTTTCCCCAAATTAAAATCAGGGAGGAAGATCGGGATTGTCAACGCTATATTTGGCTCTCTCCAGAGGGTCAGCTGAAGGAATTTCATATGACGTCTTTAATATTTGGTGCATCAGCTTCTCCTTTCACggctatttatattaaaaacaggaATGCAAAAGACTTCCAGGATCAATATCCCGAGGCCACAAGGTCGATTATTCAAGATCATTATATGGACGATTTCTTAGGTTCGGTGGATAGTCCAGAAGAGGCTGCACGTCTCGCAGCTGACATCCTTCATGTTCATGCTCAGTGTGGCTTCGAGATGCGATCCTGGGTGTCCAATGATACTGAGTGTCTTAAACACATTCCGTCTCATCTTTGGAAAGAGGGCACTGGTAATGTCGACCTCAATTTAGGCGTTTCTAAGCCTGATGTACGCGTCTTGGGTATGCATTGGAACCCCCAAGAGGACACTTTTAGCTTTAAAGTTGATGTCAATATACCTTTACCTTCCAAGTTCACTAAACGTCAAGTTCTTAGAGATCTTATGCGGATTTATGATCCTTTAGGACTTCTGCAACCTAAAGTCACAATAGGAAAGATTTTATTTCAAAGAACGTGGCGGATGGTGAGCTCATGGGATGTTCCTCTTCCATTTTCCGAACGTATTCAGTGGGAAGAGTGGTACCGTGACATTAAGTCAGTTAATGCATTTAATATACCTCGTGCGTATAAATCTATTTCAACTTTCATCTCACAAGAACTTCACGTCTTTACAGACGCTAGCGAAGTAGCTTACACATGCGTCGCTTACTGGCGTTTTTTGTTTGAAGACGGTTCCGTTCAGATCGCTCTCATTGCGAGTAAATCTAGAGTCGCCCCTCTAAAATCGGTTAGCATTCCACGCCTCGAGCTTCAGGCAGCTTTACTCGGTGTAAGACTTGCTCAAACAATCTGCAGTGAGCACCGCGGCCAGGCTTCTCGTAGGGTTTTTTGGTCCGACTCTAAAACAGTTTTAGCCTGGATCAGGAGTGACTCCCGCAAATATAAAGCCTTTGTAAGTCATCGGTTGGGAGAAATCGCGGAACACACTCAAGTCAGTGAATGGCGTTGGGTCCCTACGGCTTTTAATGTGGCCGATGATGCTACTCGTCTCGTGTCGTCTTCTTTGGAAAGGTGGTGGCATGGCCCCTCTTTTTTAAAAGATAAGGAGGAAGCTTGGCCGCAAATAACTCCATCCGAACTTTCCTCTTCTGAGGTGAACTCAGAACTGCGACCTCGGGAAAAGGTCCccgatatttattatgttattttgtccGCAGAACATTTTTCTACTTGGCAACGACTACTGCGTGTAACCGCACGGGTTATTCAATTCACGCGGTTATTGAAGGACAAAGAGGCGCGTTCGGGGAGTTCTTTATGTAGAGGTATACGCCCGCTGCTCGCACGAGATGTCAGAGACGCAGAAGAGTTTCTGCTCAAGCAGACTCAGCGAGACGCCTTCACGGAAGAACTTGCTTGCATTAAATCGGGAAAGTTTGTTTCTAAGAAAAGCCGCTTACACAAGATTGGCCCCCGGCTGGATGATGTTGGATTTCTCAGAGCTTATGGCAGGATTAGTGCAGTCACTGAAGTCTCATCAGAAGTTACCAAGCCAATAATATTAGATGGTCGACACCCAACGGTACGCCTTTTAATTTCTGACTATCACATCAAAGCTTTGCATGGCAACAACGAGACTGTGGTTAACAATTTACGCCAGAAGTATGCCATCCTTCACCTGCGGCCCACTGTTCGATTTGTCGCTTCTAGGTGTCAGTTCTGCCGTATCAAGAGGGCTCAACCTGTGCTTCCGCCCACCGGCGATCTACCTTCAGAGAGGCTTCAGCACCATCGCCCGCCGTTCTCGTTCGTTGGACTTGATTATCTCGGTCCGCTCGAAGTAACGGTGAAGAGGTCCCGAGAAAAGCGTTATGTGGCGTTGTTCACGTGTCTGGTGACAAGGGCGATTCACCTCGAAGTGGTGGGAAGTTTAACTGCAGACAGCGCTATAATGGCTCTTCGAAGATTTATTGCTCGCCGTGGATGCCCCGTCAAGATCCTGTCGGACAATGGGACGGCCTTTGTTGGTGCAAACCGTATTTTGAGAGAAGCTTGGGCCGCAGTTGACCACTCTCACGTTATGAACTTTGCTGCGTCTCACAACATCGAGTGGCAGTTTATTCCTCCTTCAGCTCCGTCAATGGGAGGGGCCTGGGAGCGTTTAGTGAGAAGCGTGAAAAGAGGCCTTTCGGTTGTTCTGCGAGAAAAGGCTCCCAGAGAGGAGATCCTGGTAACTCTTTTAGCTGAGATTGAAAATATCGTTAACTCCAGGCCTCTGACCCACGTACCGGTCGCCAATGAAGATGAGCCAGCCCTGACGCCGAACCACTTCCTGTTGAGGTCGTTTGCCTCTTTGCCCACTCCGGAGTCTTCAAATGACGATCTGATCAGCAGGCAAGCGTGGAAGAAGGCTATTCGTCTCGCTGATGAGTTTTGGGCGCGCTGGGTAAAGGAATACCTGCCCAATCTTTTGCCGCGAGGTCCATCTAACGCCTTTTCTAATTTACACGTCGGGGATTTGGTGATGATTTGTGACGGAAATTTGCCCCGCGGGGTTTGGCCTCGCGGCAGGGTTGTGCGGGTGTTCCCTGGCAAAGACGGCGTCGTGCGAGTAGCGGAAGTAAGGACCAGCGCAGGGGTCCTTAGGCGACCTGCGCGCAAACTGGCTAAGCTGGATTTGACGCCATAG